A genomic window from Desulfonatronum thiosulfatophilum includes:
- a CDS encoding NAD-dependent epimerase/dehydratase family protein gives MKTSSFPNRSFQGGHQTPEAVGIVEWFRVGEYEQVEKALDEMDALSFSHIRTGISWADYHAEGGRQWFDWLVPTICRKMNMLPCFLYTPPSLGIEPKASSPPKNPKDYADFLDVMITRFDGFFDWVELWNEPNNRAEYDFTFDQNWTIFSEMIGKAAYWMRQLGKKTVLGGMSPVDPNWLEIMYQNGVMQYVDAVGFHGFPNVFDPMWQGWAKNAERIRKVIDRYGGSQEIWLTEAGFSTWQHDEQQQLRIFLDALEAPVQRAYWYSLNDLDSGLPTVNGFHIDEREYHFGLIGKHGHKKLLYRLLAAQGIKNIRNSRQLAEPYRASAEPTSRRHALVIGGAGFIGTNLVQKLLHEGAQVTILDNLSRPGVEDNVLWLRRMNTGRLSIEIADIRNEYAVDHLVNAASEVYHLAAQVAVTTSCENPADDFDVNARGTLNILEAVRKSEHAPPLIFTSTNKVYGALEDIPMQTADSRYVPLEKTHAAHGVNEDRPLDFHSPYGCSKGAADSYVLDYVRTYGIKAVVFRMSCIYGRHQCGTEDQGWVAHFLLSALKGEPIVIYGDGLQVRDILFVDDLLKAFDLAIKNMNRLTGQAFNIGGGADNNISLRELIQVAERLQGTEMAVEHGDWRKGDQKYFVADYRKFHAVTGWKPAISARQGVPMLYRWLKEAKPVRNLVRTARQPISWDRLQQTYQKLAN, from the coding sequence ATGAAGACATCTTCATTTCCGAACAGGTCGTTCCAAGGCGGTCATCAAACGCCCGAAGCCGTGGGCATCGTCGAATGGTTCCGGGTAGGCGAATACGAGCAGGTGGAAAAAGCGCTGGATGAGATGGATGCGCTTTCCTTCTCGCACATCAGGACGGGGATCTCCTGGGCCGACTACCATGCTGAAGGTGGGCGGCAATGGTTCGACTGGCTGGTCCCCACCATTTGCCGAAAGATGAACATGCTGCCCTGTTTCCTGTATACGCCGCCTTCCCTCGGCATCGAACCGAAGGCTTCGTCTCCTCCGAAAAACCCGAAAGACTACGCGGATTTTCTCGACGTCATGATCACCAGGTTCGACGGGTTTTTCGACTGGGTGGAACTGTGGAATGAACCGAATAATCGCGCTGAATACGATTTCACCTTTGACCAAAACTGGACCATCTTTTCCGAAATGATCGGCAAGGCCGCCTATTGGATGCGCCAATTGGGAAAGAAGACCGTGCTGGGCGGGATGAGCCCCGTTGATCCGAACTGGCTGGAAATTATGTACCAGAACGGGGTGATGCAATATGTGGATGCCGTTGGATTTCACGGCTTTCCAAACGTGTTCGATCCGATGTGGCAAGGCTGGGCAAAGAACGCGGAGCGCATTCGCAAGGTCATTGACCGTTACGGGGGGAGCCAGGAGATCTGGCTGACGGAGGCCGGCTTTTCCACATGGCAGCATGACGAACAGCAGCAGCTGCGCATTTTTCTCGATGCTCTCGAAGCCCCGGTCCAACGCGCCTACTGGTACAGCCTGAACGATTTGGATTCAGGACTGCCGACGGTTAACGGCTTTCATATTGACGAAAGAGAATACCATTTCGGTCTAATCGGAAAACACGGCCACAAGAAGCTGCTCTACAGGCTGCTGGCGGCACAGGGAATCAAGAACATCAGGAACAGCCGGCAACTGGCCGAACCGTACCGGGCATCGGCCGAGCCCACCTCCAGAAGACACGCTTTGGTGATCGGCGGCGCCGGCTTCATCGGCACGAATCTTGTCCAAAAACTTTTGCACGAAGGCGCACAGGTCACCATTCTCGACAATTTGTCGCGTCCCGGAGTGGAAGACAACGTGCTCTGGCTGCGTCGTATGAACACGGGCCGTCTCAGCATTGAAATCGCGGATATTCGCAATGAATACGCCGTAGACCATCTGGTGAACGCGGCTTCCGAGGTTTACCACCTTGCCGCCCAGGTCGCGGTGACCACAAGCTGTGAGAATCCGGCGGACGATTTCGACGTCAATGCCCGGGGAACCCTCAACATCCTTGAAGCCGTGCGCAAGTCGGAACATGCGCCCCCACTGATTTTCACCTCCACGAACAAGGTTTATGGCGCTCTCGAAGACATTCCCATGCAGACCGCCGATTCCCGCTACGTGCCACTGGAAAAGACGCATGCGGCGCATGGGGTGAATGAAGACAGGCCTCTGGATTTCCACAGTCCCTACGGCTGTTCCAAAGGCGCCGCCGATTCCTACGTTCTGGATTATGTGCGGACATACGGCATCAAGGCCGTGGTGTTCCGGATGAGTTGCATCTACGGCCGACACCAGTGCGGCACCGAAGATCAGGGCTGGGTCGCCCACTTCCTGCTCAGCGCCCTAAAGGGAGAGCCCATCGTCATCTACGGAGACGGTCTACAGGTCCGGGACATCTTGTTCGTGGACGACCTGCTCAAAGCGTTCGATTTGGCCATCAAAAACATGAACCGACTGACAGGCCAGGCCTTCAACATCGGCGGTGGGGCGGATAACAACATCAGCCTTCGGGAACTGATCCAGGTCGCCGAGAGGCTCCAGGGGACCGAAATGGCTGTGGAGCACGGCGACTGGAGAAAAGGCGATCAGAAGTATTTTGTCGCGGACTACAGGAAATTTCATGCGGTCACCGGCTGGAAGCCCGCGATTTCAGCCAGACAAGGCGTGCCCATGCTCTACAGGTGGTTGAAAGAGGCGAAGCCGGTTCGCAATTTGGTGCGGACGGCGAGGCAGCCCATCTCATGGGACCGGCTCCAGCAAACGTACCAAAAACTGGCAAATTAA
- a CDS encoding MDR/zinc-dependent alcohol dehydrogenase-like family protein: MNMKTAIIAAPGKIVIENKPVPKPAPHEVLIRLEGCGICASDLPVWQGRDWFDYPQEAGSPGHEGWGWVAEVGEEVESPRVGDKVAAVSYHAYAEYDVTDAKNVAVLPEQLHGRPFSGEPLGCAWNIFERSEIKAGDNVAIIGIGFLGSLLTQLAKNAGARVIAISRRESSLEMALKFGADEIISLDDVNLVAKVDSLTKGRFCDKVVEATGKEGPLNLAGELAAVRGKIIIAGYHQDGMRQVNVQLWNWKGLDVINAHERDPQKYISGIRNAMEAVVDGRMRPDLLYTHEFGLEDIQKAFQIHADAPPGFVKAILKY, translated from the coding sequence ATGAACATGAAGACAGCGATCATCGCGGCGCCCGGAAAGATCGTCATTGAAAACAAGCCGGTTCCCAAACCTGCTCCGCATGAGGTCCTGATCCGGCTGGAGGGCTGCGGCATCTGCGCTTCCGACCTGCCGGTCTGGCAGGGCAGGGACTGGTTTGACTATCCTCAGGAAGCCGGATCTCCAGGGCATGAAGGCTGGGGCTGGGTTGCGGAAGTGGGAGAGGAAGTTGAAAGTCCGCGTGTCGGGGACAAGGTCGCGGCCGTATCGTACCATGCCTATGCTGAATATGACGTCACGGATGCCAAAAACGTTGCCGTACTTCCCGAACAGCTTCATGGCCGCCCTTTTTCCGGCGAGCCCCTGGGCTGCGCCTGGAACATCTTCGAGCGAAGCGAAATAAAGGCCGGCGACAACGTCGCCATCATTGGAATCGGTTTTCTCGGATCGCTGCTGACCCAGCTGGCGAAGAATGCCGGAGCGAGAGTGATCGCGATTTCCCGGCGCGAATCCTCCCTGGAGATGGCGTTGAAATTCGGGGCGGATGAGATCATCAGCCTGGACGACGTCAACCTCGTGGCAAAGGTGGATTCCCTGACCAAGGGCAGGTTCTGCGACAAGGTGGTCGAGGCCACGGGGAAGGAAGGCCCTTTGAATCTTGCAGGAGAACTCGCCGCTGTCAGGGGAAAGATCATCATCGCCGGCTACCACCAGGACGGCATGCGTCAGGTCAATGTTCAGCTCTGGAACTGGAAAGGTCTGGACGTCATCAACGCCCATGAGCGGGATCCTCAAAAATACATCTCCGGCATCCGCAACGCCATGGAAGCAGTGGTCGACGGACGGATGCGGCCCGATCTCCTCTACACGCACGAGTTCGGGCTTGAGGACATCCAGAAAGCGTTTCAGATCCACGCCGACGCGCCTCCGGGCTTCGTCAAGGCAATCCTGAAGTATTGA
- a CDS encoding Gfo/Idh/MocA family protein: MIMNGKPRLGFVGVGWIGRNRMEAVVRSGLAEIVWIQDVNPQLCAAAREMVPSARIFDNGEEWTNRDIDGVFIATPSALHVRQSVQALDAGIAVFCQKPLGRNALETAEVVKAARKNDKLRGVDFSYRHTRTIQAVKQVLDSGELGEIYAMDLVFHNGYGPDKPWYYDPELSGGGCLVDLGIHLVDLVLWLFDSPELNVVQSHVFSRGKLLAPGTKAVEDYVTAQLLFSNAISVRLACSWNLPAGRDAVIKAVFYGQNGGVSFSNIDGSFYDFVAHRFHGTSTQMISNGPDDWGGRTAVDWVEKLSLNSDFDDESFHYVEVARVLDAIYGR, from the coding sequence ATGATCATGAACGGAAAACCCAGACTGGGCTTCGTCGGTGTCGGATGGATCGGCAGGAACAGAATGGAGGCCGTTGTTCGCAGCGGTCTTGCGGAAATCGTCTGGATTCAGGACGTCAACCCGCAGTTGTGCGCCGCAGCGCGGGAAATGGTTCCCTCGGCTCGGATTTTCGACAACGGCGAAGAGTGGACCAACCGGGACATTGACGGCGTATTCATCGCCACGCCCAGTGCGTTGCACGTGCGGCAGTCCGTCCAGGCCCTGGATGCAGGCATCGCTGTCTTCTGCCAGAAACCCCTGGGCCGGAATGCTCTTGAAACAGCGGAAGTGGTCAAGGCGGCACGAAAAAACGACAAACTGCGGGGAGTCGATTTTTCCTACCGCCATACCCGCACCATCCAGGCTGTGAAACAGGTGCTGGATTCGGGCGAACTCGGAGAAATTTACGCCATGGATCTTGTCTTTCACAATGGATACGGCCCGGACAAGCCATGGTATTATGATCCGGAACTTTCAGGCGGCGGCTGTCTGGTCGACCTGGGCATCCATCTGGTTGATCTTGTCTTGTGGCTATTCGATTCTCCTGAGTTGAACGTCGTCCAGAGCCATGTCTTTTCCCGCGGCAAGTTGCTTGCTCCGGGGACGAAAGCAGTCGAGGACTACGTCACGGCACAACTGCTGTTCAGCAATGCCATCTCAGTGCGTCTTGCCTGTTCCTGGAACCTGCCCGCCGGTCGCGATGCCGTGATCAAGGCGGTTTTTTACGGTCAAAACGGCGGCGTTTCCTTCTCTAATATCGATGGGTCCTTCTATGATTTTGTCGCTCATAGATTTCACGGAACATCCACGCAAATGATCAGCAATGGACCTGATGACTGGGGAGGCAGAACCGCGGTGGACTGGGTCGAAAAACTGTCCCTCAACAGCGATTTTGACGATGAATCCTTTCATTATGTCGAGGTGGCACGAGTTCTTGATGCGATTTACGGCAGGTGA
- a CDS encoding glycosyltransferase family 4 protein: MTADTIGGVWTYACELAKALEPFGVVVHLACMGQPLSEDQSQYAAKTANLRIHASSYKLEWMADPWEDVAEAGKWLNELEARLQPDIIHLNNYAHGSLEWNAPAVMVAHSCVFTWWRAVKSEDPPAEWHVYYDKVREGLRNADMVVGVSRVFLDDVAALYGPLRQTRMIHNGLDPQDYHIRKKQDMVFGMGRVWDEGKNLSALASMHGRVGWPIRIAGSTRLEEAEDGQNAAGVFMGRLDREKIREVLSETPIYVLPAKYEPFGLSALEAAFSGCALVLGDIPTLREIWGDAAIYFPPGDAERLEFHLKSLIGTPELLAHRQKLAVEKAQQYSADRMSASYIYAYQELIA, from the coding sequence ATGACCGCGGACACCATCGGCGGGGTGTGGACCTATGCCTGTGAGCTGGCCAAGGCGCTTGAGCCGTTCGGCGTTGTGGTCCATCTGGCCTGTATGGGGCAGCCATTGTCGGAAGATCAGTCGCAGTATGCGGCGAAGACCGCAAACCTACGCATCCACGCGAGCAGCTACAAGCTGGAATGGATGGCCGATCCCTGGGAGGACGTCGCGGAAGCGGGGAAGTGGCTCAATGAACTGGAGGCACGCCTCCAGCCGGATATCATCCATCTGAACAACTATGCCCACGGCAGCCTGGAATGGAACGCTCCCGCTGTCATGGTCGCGCATTCCTGCGTCTTCACCTGGTGGAGAGCGGTCAAGAGCGAAGATCCGCCTGCTGAATGGCACGTGTATTACGACAAGGTCAGGGAGGGACTTCGCAATGCGGACATGGTGGTCGGGGTCAGCCGCGTCTTCCTGGATGATGTCGCTGCACTGTACGGGCCATTGAGGCAGACCCGGATGATCCATAACGGGCTTGATCCGCAGGATTATCACATTCGAAAAAAGCAGGACATGGTGTTCGGAATGGGCAGGGTCTGGGACGAAGGCAAGAACCTGAGCGCCCTGGCGTCAATGCACGGCAGGGTCGGGTGGCCGATCAGGATTGCGGGAAGTACGCGGTTGGAGGAAGCCGAGGACGGCCAGAATGCCGCCGGAGTGTTCATGGGGCGACTGGACCGGGAAAAGATACGGGAAGTTCTGAGCGAGACGCCCATCTATGTACTTCCGGCAAAGTACGAGCCATTCGGCCTCTCAGCCCTGGAAGCCGCATTCTCTGGCTGCGCACTGGTCCTGGGGGACATACCCACTTTGCGGGAGATATGGGGCGACGCAGCCATCTATTTCCCGCCGGGTGATGCGGAGAGACTGGAATTTCATCTGAAGTCGCTCATCGGGACACCGGAGCTGCTGGCACACCGACAGAAGCTGGCGGTCGAAAAGGCTCAGCAATACAGCGCAGACAGGATGTCCGCGAGTTACATATACGCATACCAGGAATTGATTGCCTGA